A DNA window from Theobroma cacao cultivar B97-61/B2 chromosome 5, Criollo_cocoa_genome_V2, whole genome shotgun sequence contains the following coding sequences:
- the LOC108662067 gene encoding wound-induced protein 1 codes for MASNNVEAQVPEEMQNKAIVDTLYKALAHGGTSTVVKLLASDLEWWFHGPPRCQHMMSVLTGESSHTEFRFEPRSIEVVGDCVIAEGWEGAQVYWVHVWTLKDGLITQFREYFNTWLTVRDVKPQGWEIGHDSHTLWQSHPRDLARRSLPGLVLAI; via the coding sequence ATGGCAAGCAACAATGTTGAAGCTCAGGTGCCAGAAGAAATGCAAAACAAAGCCATTGTGGATACACTTTACAAGGCACTGGCACATGGTGGCACCAGCACCGTCGTCAAACTGCTAGCAAGTGACCTGGAATGGTGGTTCCATGGGCCTCCCCGGTGCCAGCATATGATGAGCGTGCTCACCGGGGAGTCAAGCCACACGGAATTCAGGTTTGAGCCAAGGAGCATCGAGGTGGTTGGTGATTGCGTGATTGCGGAGGGTTGGGAAGGAGCACAAGTGTATTGGGTCCATGTATGGACTTTGAAAGACGGTCTGATTACACAGTTTAGGGAGTACTTTAATACATGGCTCACTGTGCGGGATGTGAAGCCACAAGGCTGGGAAATTGGGCACGACAGCCACACTCTGTGGCAGAGCCACCCCAGGGACTTGGCACGCCGCTCCTTGCCCGGCCTTGTACTTGCCATATAG